One genomic region from Natrinema caseinilyticum encodes:
- a CDS encoding DNA topoisomerase I: MELIITEKDNAARRIADILSGGTYDSSRENGVNVYEWGGKRCVGLSGHVVGVDFPSEYSDWRDVEPVELIDASVEKTPTKENIVATLRLLSRRAERVTIATDYDREGELIGKEAYDIVRNVDEDVPIRRVRFSSITENEVQNAFDEPDDLDFDLAAAGEARQIIDLIWGAALTRFLSLSAGQLGNDFISVGRVQSPTLKLIVDREREIEAFDPEDYWELFADLTKDDTTFEAQYFYRDEDDNEAERVWEEAIAEDVYDTLAERDVATVVDVNRRTRTDTPPTPFNTTQFIRAASAIGYSAKRAMSIAEDLYTAGYVTYPRTDNTVYPDDLDPEELLDDFVGHTTLGDSAESLLEADDIVPTEGDEETTDHPPIHPTGEIPGRGDVSDDEWEIFELVVRRFFATVAEAAVWEHLKVVAQVDEYRLKANGKRLVEAGYHDVYPYFNTSENYVPDVDEGEALALSDVELEAKQTQPPRRFGQSRLIETMEDLGIGTKSTRHDIIEKLYDRGYVESDPPRPTRLAMAVVEAAEDYADRVVSEEMTAQLEADMDAIANGDATLDDVTDESREMLDEIFANLGDSRDEIGDQLRKSLKDDKRLGPCPECGEDLLVRRSRHGSYFIGCDGYPDCEYTLPLPSTGKPLIMESECEEHGLNEIKMLAGRQTFVHGCPLCKAEDAGEGPVIGDCPECGEEHGGELAIKTLQSGSRLVGCTRYPDCEYSLPLPRRGEIEVTDEYCDEHDLPELVVHSGDEPWELGCPICNYQEFQARESESGSDLEALDGIGSKTVEKLADAGIEDLDDLTEADPDAVAADVEGVSADRVRSWQAKA; encoded by the coding sequence GTGGAGCTGATAATTACGGAGAAGGACAACGCAGCCCGCCGGATCGCCGACATCCTGAGCGGCGGCACGTACGACTCGAGTCGCGAGAACGGGGTCAACGTGTACGAGTGGGGTGGCAAGCGCTGCGTGGGGCTGTCGGGTCACGTCGTCGGTGTCGACTTCCCGTCGGAGTATTCGGACTGGCGGGACGTCGAACCGGTCGAACTGATCGACGCGAGCGTCGAGAAGACGCCGACGAAGGAGAATATCGTCGCGACGCTTCGGCTCCTCTCGCGGCGGGCGGAACGCGTGACGATCGCCACCGACTACGACCGCGAGGGGGAACTGATCGGTAAGGAGGCGTACGACATCGTCCGAAACGTCGACGAGGACGTCCCGATCCGTCGCGTGCGGTTCTCTTCGATCACGGAAAACGAAGTGCAGAACGCGTTCGACGAACCCGACGACCTGGACTTCGATCTGGCCGCGGCCGGCGAGGCGCGCCAGATCATCGATCTGATCTGGGGTGCTGCACTCACGCGATTCCTCTCCCTGTCCGCGGGTCAGCTCGGCAACGATTTCATCTCCGTCGGTCGCGTGCAGTCGCCGACGCTGAAGCTGATCGTCGACCGCGAGCGCGAGATCGAGGCGTTCGATCCGGAGGACTACTGGGAGCTGTTCGCCGATCTGACGAAAGACGACACCACGTTCGAAGCGCAGTACTTCTACCGCGACGAGGACGACAACGAGGCCGAACGCGTCTGGGAGGAAGCGATCGCCGAGGACGTCTACGACACGCTCGCCGAACGCGACGTCGCGACCGTCGTCGACGTCAACCGGCGGACTCGAACGGACACGCCACCGACGCCGTTCAACACGACCCAGTTCATCCGCGCGGCCAGCGCGATCGGGTACTCGGCCAAACGGGCGATGTCGATCGCCGAGGACCTCTATACCGCCGGCTACGTCACGTACCCGCGGACCGACAACACCGTCTATCCCGACGACTTAGATCCCGAGGAACTCCTCGACGACTTCGTCGGCCACACGACCCTCGGCGACTCCGCCGAATCACTGCTCGAGGCCGACGACATCGTTCCGACCGAAGGTGACGAGGAGACGACCGACCACCCGCCGATCCACCCGACGGGCGAGATTCCGGGTCGCGGCGACGTAAGCGACGACGAGTGGGAAATCTTCGAACTCGTCGTGCGCCGATTCTTCGCGACCGTCGCCGAAGCCGCGGTCTGGGAACACCTCAAGGTCGTCGCCCAGGTCGACGAGTACCGGCTCAAGGCCAACGGCAAGCGCCTCGTCGAGGCCGGGTACCACGACGTCTATCCGTACTTCAACACCAGCGAGAATTACGTTCCGGACGTCGACGAAGGTGAAGCGCTGGCGCTTTCGGACGTCGAACTCGAGGCGAAACAGACCCAACCCCCGCGCAGGTTCGGTCAGTCGCGGCTCATCGAGACCATGGAGGACCTCGGTATCGGCACGAAGTCGACCCGCCACGACATCATAGAGAAGCTGTACGATCGGGGCTACGTCGAGAGCGACCCGCCGCGGCCGACGCGGCTCGCGATGGCCGTCGTCGAGGCCGCCGAGGACTACGCGGATCGCGTCGTCAGCGAGGAGATGACGGCCCAACTCGAGGCCGACATGGACGCGATCGCAAACGGTGACGCCACGCTCGACGACGTCACCGACGAATCTCGCGAGATGTTAGACGAGATTTTCGCGAACCTCGGGGACTCCCGCGACGAGATCGGCGACCAGCTCCGCAAGTCCCTGAAAGACGACAAGCGGCTGGGGCCGTGTCCGGAGTGTGGCGAGGACCTCCTCGTACGCCGGAGCCGACACGGCTCGTACTTCATCGGCTGTGACGGCTACCCCGATTGCGAGTACACGCTGCCGCTTCCCTCGACCGGCAAGCCGCTGATCATGGAGTCCGAGTGCGAGGAACACGGACTGAACGAGATCAAGATGCTCGCCGGCAGACAGACGTTCGTCCACGGCTGTCCGCTGTGCAAGGCCGAAGACGCCGGCGAGGGACCGGTCATCGGCGACTGCCCGGAGTGCGGTGAGGAACACGGGGGCGAACTGGCGATCAAAACCCTCCAGAGCGGCTCCCGGCTGGTCGGCTGTACCCGATACCCCGACTGCGAGTACTCACTCCCGCTCCCCCGGCGCGGTGAAATCGAAGTCACCGACGAGTACTGCGACGAACACGACCTCCCGGAACTCGTCGTCCACAGCGGCGACGAACCCTGGGAACTCGGCTGTCCGATCTGTAACTATCAGGAGTTTCAGGCCCGCGAGAGCGAGTCGGGCTCGGATCTCGAGGCGCTCGACGGAATCGGGTCCAAAACGGTCGAGAAGCTCGCCGACGCGGGGATCGAAGATCTGGACGACTTGACCGAGGCGGATCCCGACGCGGTCGCTGCGGACGTCGAAGGCGTCAGCGCGGATCGCGTGCGAAGCTGGCAGGCGAAGGCGTAG
- a CDS encoding ABC transporter substrate-binding protein, whose translation MTTGRRRTVHSDRNRTSSETNERSDEPTRRRLLAIAGATGLGAFAGCSTSVGTGSKSTLRIGTLRPPVTLDPISARALGSEQAIERVFDGLYAYGEGTDVVPKLAAGEPTFEDGERTFVVELDDDARFQNDRPVTAGDVVYSFTAPLEEDAPTAWRVNPFDSVEAVGERTVRFTLAAPFPGLDHALTHSIVPRDVREDDRAAFATEPVGSGPFEVASFSEETKVELRRWSDYWGNPKPAIEALTMAYVEFPMTQLTSLRTDRNDAIEPVSPLTVDHVSEVGNASVRRRRGYTSLYFGFNLNQGPTTDRRIRDAIGYCIDLDEAVADFVEPMGRRQYGPLPPQVARAWNMPVDEWAALAPPKDIDRARRLFDEVGKATGQIRVLTSMDPKHKEFGEALAGGLRDAGRGALVVSKPESVFLEKSVTGSERDYSVFVGEIAGTPDPDSHLYPTFHENMAGVTNGTFYRADAVMERLAAARTTRDREKRRKRYETAITRLLEDRVCLPICSFENSFAVAEDVRNFRVHPIARENPRVAAGEDVVTVGS comes from the coding sequence ATGACCACGGGACGCCGACGGACGGTACACAGCGACCGGAACCGAACGAGCAGCGAGACGAACGAGCGGTCGGACGAACCGACTCGACGTCGCCTTCTCGCCATCGCCGGCGCCACCGGACTGGGGGCCTTCGCGGGCTGCTCGACGTCGGTCGGGACGGGATCGAAGTCGACGCTTCGCATCGGGACGCTTCGACCGCCCGTCACGCTCGATCCGATTTCCGCACGTGCCCTCGGCTCGGAACAGGCGATCGAACGAGTCTTCGACGGTCTCTACGCCTACGGCGAGGGAACCGACGTCGTTCCGAAACTCGCGGCCGGCGAGCCGACGTTCGAAGACGGCGAACGAACGTTCGTCGTCGAACTCGACGACGATGCGCGGTTCCAGAACGACCGGCCGGTGACCGCTGGCGACGTGGTTTACTCGTTTACCGCGCCGCTCGAGGAGGACGCACCGACGGCGTGGCGGGTGAACCCGTTCGACTCTGTCGAGGCCGTCGGCGAGCGGACCGTCCGGTTTACGCTCGCGGCGCCGTTTCCCGGTCTCGATCACGCGCTGACGCACTCGATCGTCCCTCGAGATGTGCGAGAGGACGATAGGGCGGCGTTCGCGACGGAACCGGTCGGCTCCGGGCCCTTCGAGGTGGCGTCGTTCAGCGAAGAGACGAAAGTCGAACTGCGTCGCTGGTCCGACTACTGGGGCAATCCGAAGCCGGCCATCGAGGCGCTCACCATGGCCTACGTCGAATTTCCGATGACGCAGTTGACCAGCCTCCGAACGGATCGCAACGACGCGATCGAACCGGTATCGCCGCTTACCGTCGATCACGTAAGCGAGGTGGGGAACGCTTCGGTGCGACGACGACGGGGTTACACGTCGCTTTACTTCGGATTCAACCTGAACCAGGGGCCGACCACCGATCGTCGGATTCGGGACGCGATCGGCTACTGCATCGACCTCGACGAGGCGGTCGCCGACTTCGTCGAGCCGATGGGACGACGCCAGTACGGCCCGCTGCCACCGCAGGTCGCCCGCGCGTGGAACATGCCCGTCGACGAGTGGGCGGCGCTCGCACCTCCGAAAGACATCGACCGTGCCCGACGGCTGTTCGACGAGGTCGGAAAAGCGACCGGTCAGATACGCGTTCTCACGTCGATGGATCCGAAACACAAGGAGTTCGGCGAGGCGCTCGCCGGTGGCCTCAGGGACGCTGGTCGAGGCGCGCTCGTCGTCTCGAAGCCGGAATCGGTGTTCCTCGAGAAGTCCGTCACCGGTTCCGAGCGCGATTACTCGGTGTTCGTCGGTGAGATCGCCGGGACGCCGGATCCGGATTCGCACCTCTATCCGACGTTCCACGAGAACATGGCCGGCGTGACGAACGGGACCTTTTATCGAGCGGACGCGGTCATGGAACGACTCGCGGCGGCGCGGACGACGAGAGATCGTGAAAAGCGCCGAAAACGCTACGAAACGGCGATAACGCGGCTGCTCGAGGATCGGGTGTGTCTGCCGATCTGTTCGTTCGAGAATAGCTTCGCCGTGGCCGAAGACGTGCGAAACTTTCGCGTCCATCCGATCGCACGGGAGAACCCGCGCGTCGCTGCAGGAGAAGACGTCGTGACGGTGGGGTCCTGA
- a CDS encoding MATE family efflux transporter — translation MAATDPERKRVDMTSGAISPKLVHLAWPLVLGNLLQTVYNLADMFWVGRVSSDAVAAVSLMFPLSWMFVSTAMGITAATIALVSQYVGAGDDRTADRVVAQTILLTLAVSSVLAVLGFAFRRPLLTLIGARNQVFVEALAYIEVIFLALPFTFLFFAFRASLQGAGDTKTAMWLIVVSAGLNVVLDPFFVLGWGPVPAMGTRGAAIATFLSRGLATATGIAILLDGGFGVRLRIRDLTPDIDIQKRLLEIGTPGTLDGWARSFAAVAMAGFVARFGAAPTAAFGIGVRLMSVTWAIAGAVGQATATGVGQNLGAKSADRAAAVARTATAATMAIIFAVAVVLFAFPAAAVRIFVADPAVIAEGVVFLRITTLFWAPFAGVMVIQGAFRGAGNTREAMILSILSRWVFRFPLVLGLAFSWTVTVPVIGVRIDGLGWGVEGIWWALAFGMIASFVVAVVWFRLGTWAEGVIDGQSGTDRDDDFLGGDRSAGGDRESEFVDD, via the coding sequence GTGGCTGCAACCGATCCGGAGCGCAAGCGCGTCGACATGACGTCGGGAGCGATATCGCCGAAACTGGTTCACCTCGCGTGGCCGCTTGTGCTGGGCAACCTGCTCCAGACGGTGTACAACCTGGCGGACATGTTCTGGGTCGGCCGCGTGAGCAGCGACGCCGTCGCCGCCGTGTCGCTGATGTTTCCGCTGTCGTGGATGTTCGTCTCGACCGCGATGGGGATCACCGCGGCCACCATCGCCCTGGTCTCCCAGTACGTCGGCGCGGGCGACGACCGAACGGCCGACCGCGTCGTCGCGCAGACGATCCTGCTCACGCTCGCCGTCTCGAGCGTTCTCGCGGTCCTCGGATTCGCGTTTCGCCGGCCGCTGCTCACGCTCATCGGCGCCCGAAATCAGGTGTTCGTCGAAGCACTGGCCTACATCGAAGTGATCTTTCTGGCGTTGCCCTTCACGTTCCTCTTCTTCGCCTTTCGGGCCTCGTTACAGGGAGCGGGGGATACGAAGACGGCGATGTGGCTCATCGTCGTCTCGGCGGGTCTCAACGTCGTCCTCGATCCGTTCTTCGTCCTCGGCTGGGGGCCGGTCCCAGCCATGGGAACGCGCGGAGCGGCCATCGCGACGTTCCTTTCACGCGGGCTTGCCACCGCCACGGGCATCGCCATTCTCCTCGACGGAGGGTTCGGCGTCCGGCTCCGAATCCGCGACCTGACGCCCGATATCGACATCCAGAAGCGGCTGCTCGAGATCGGGACCCCGGGAACGCTCGACGGCTGGGCCCGCAGCTTCGCGGCGGTGGCGATGGCCGGATTCGTGGCTCGGTTCGGCGCCGCGCCCACCGCAGCGTTCGGTATCGGCGTCCGACTGATGTCGGTTACCTGGGCCATCGCAGGTGCCGTGGGCCAGGCGACCGCAACGGGTGTGGGCCAGAACCTCGGTGCAAAGTCGGCGGACCGGGCAGCCGCCGTCGCGCGGACGGCCACCGCCGCGACGATGGCAATCATCTTCGCCGTCGCAGTCGTCCTGTTCGCGTTTCCGGCGGCCGCGGTTCGAATCTTCGTCGCCGATCCCGCGGTGATCGCCGAAGGCGTCGTCTTCCTGCGGATCACCACCCTCTTCTGGGCACCCTTCGCCGGCGTCATGGTGATTCAGGGGGCGTTCCGCGGGGCGGGCAACACCCGCGAAGCGATGATCCTCTCGATCCTCTCGCGGTGGGTGTTTCGATTCCCGCTCGTTCTCGGACTCGCGTTCTCCTGGACCGTGACCGTCCCCGTGATCGGGGTGCGGATCGACGGCCTCGGCTGGGGCGTCGAGGGTATCTGGTGGGCGCTCGCGTTCGGGATGATCGCGTCCTTCGTCGTCGCGGTCGTCTGGTTCCGACTCGGGACCTGGGCCGAAGGCGTTATCGACGGACAATCCGGAACCGACCGCGATGACGACTTCCTGGGTGGGGACCGGTC
- a CDS encoding APC family permease, protein MSEGDGGEGFGVATAVSLGVGGIVGGGIYAAIGIVVAAAGVLTWFAYSLATVVVLCCAYAYIKLNEATETNGGSVSYIEELTGRSTTAGVVGWTLVVGYVGTMAMYAYAFGMYGQMLVGLEYVWGLPVRQFISVGVVAAFVGLNLLGAGSSAAVERYLVFVQAGIIAAFGIVGLWFGATHYQLRLGFAELGLNPIIAASVGFVSFEGWQLLFYDQEQFENADETLAKGVFVSIPIAAAIYVLVGFVITTLLPEEVIAAQPEPALLYGALAISKWLALAVGIAGLVSTASAINSTMFSEALFAKTLIGDDILPDEMGEAGADAAPKRTVIVIGVLTAAFTALGSLEAVVEFASLAFIVVFGAMSALALTVRDQEAVDVNPVPPLVGVIGSAAFFVMLTWYLYSQLPAVFWLVVVIAAVVFAVEAMYFKRRTLSEGVREVEKRV, encoded by the coding sequence ATGAGCGAGGGCGATGGTGGCGAGGGATTCGGGGTCGCGACGGCCGTCTCCCTGGGCGTCGGCGGCATCGTCGGCGGCGGCATCTACGCGGCGATCGGGATCGTCGTCGCCGCGGCGGGAGTCCTGACGTGGTTCGCCTACTCGCTCGCGACCGTCGTCGTCCTCTGTTGTGCGTACGCGTACATCAAGTTGAACGAGGCGACCGAGACCAACGGGGGCTCGGTCTCGTACATCGAGGAACTGACGGGGAGATCGACGACCGCCGGCGTGGTCGGCTGGACGCTCGTCGTCGGCTACGTCGGGACGATGGCGATGTACGCCTACGCGTTCGGCATGTACGGCCAGATGCTGGTCGGCCTCGAGTACGTCTGGGGCCTCCCCGTCCGGCAATTCATCTCGGTCGGCGTCGTCGCCGCTTTCGTCGGATTGAATCTCCTCGGCGCGGGGTCGTCGGCTGCAGTCGAACGGTACCTCGTGTTCGTACAGGCGGGGATCATCGCCGCCTTCGGCATCGTCGGGCTCTGGTTCGGCGCTACCCACTACCAACTGCGCCTCGGCTTCGCAGAACTCGGACTCAACCCGATCATCGCGGCGTCGGTCGGGTTCGTCTCGTTCGAAGGGTGGCAGCTCCTGTTTTACGATCAAGAACAGTTCGAAAACGCGGACGAGACGCTCGCGAAGGGCGTGTTCGTCTCGATCCCGATCGCCGCAGCGATCTACGTCCTCGTCGGGTTCGTAATCACGACGCTGTTACCGGAGGAGGTGATCGCAGCCCAGCCGGAACCGGCGCTGCTCTACGGGGCGCTTGCCATCTCGAAGTGGCTCGCACTGGCCGTCGGAATCGCCGGCCTCGTCTCGACGGCGAGCGCGATCAACTCGACCATGTTCAGCGAAGCCCTCTTCGCGAAGACCCTCATCGGCGACGATATCCTCCCCGACGAGATGGGCGAAGCGGGGGCCGACGCCGCTCCCAAGCGTACCGTGATCGTCATCGGCGTTCTGACGGCTGCCTTTACCGCCCTCGGGAGCCTCGAGGCCGTCGTCGAGTTCGCTTCCCTGGCTTTCATCGTCGTCTTCGGGGCGATGAGCGCGCTCGCGCTGACGGTGCGCGACCAAGAGGCCGTCGACGTCAATCCCGTCCCGCCGCTGGTAGGAGTAATCGGCTCGGCCGCTTTTTTCGTCATGCTGACGTGGTACCTCTACTCGCAGCTCCCGGCCGTCTTCTGGCTGGTCGTCGTCATCGCGGCGGTCGTGTTCGCGGTCGAAGCGATGTATTTCAAGCGACGAACCCTCTCGGAAGGCGTCCGAGAGGTGGAAAAACGAGTGTGA
- a CDS encoding YgaP family membrane protein, producing the protein MEKNVGGFDRIWRLVGGAMLVVIGAAALVGAVAIGPVLAAVMVVVGAVFFATGVLQRCVINRLLDLDTYRGDRTETTRTDEGSMERPS; encoded by the coding sequence ATGGAGAAAAACGTAGGCGGATTCGATCGCATCTGGCGCCTCGTCGGCGGAGCAATGCTGGTGGTGATCGGTGCGGCTGCACTCGTCGGCGCCGTCGCCATCGGTCCGGTCCTCGCGGCAGTGATGGTCGTCGTCGGCGCAGTGTTCTTCGCCACCGGCGTCCTCCAGCGGTGTGTCATCAACCGACTGTTGGATCTCGATACCTACCGGGGCGACCGGACCGAGACTACTCGGACGGACGAAGGGTCGATGGAACGGCCGAGCTGA